One window from the genome of Pieris napi chromosome 12, ilPieNapi1.2, whole genome shotgun sequence encodes:
- the LOC125054271 gene encoding uncharacterized protein LOC125054271, which yields MSQIEAKLKEYRALRKRQQFIDNIKQKLDNSKDKLINFLVPKSVEMDKKEEEVILLECEEHPPNNSSKLLLEDIVDVTSETSEVEYEENQETWGYCVLKWSIYGVIWLTLYIIFLNLQFGAVFFVISVLIGICLNTSTRPKKKGEISAYSVFNKNCKSIDGTLKAEQFEKEIRYGAGTVR from the exons ATGTCACAAATAGAGGCAAAGTTGAAAGAGTATAGAGCACTTAGAAAGCGACAACAGTTTATAGATaatatcaaacaaaaattGGACAACTCTAAAGACAAGCTCATTAACTTTTTAGTTCCAAAATCAGTTGAAATGGATAAAAAAGAGGAAGAAGTTATATTG ttgGAATGTGAGGAACATCCACCAAATAATAGCTCAAAATTACTACTTGAAGATATAGTAGATGTAACATCGGAAACTAGTGAAGTTGAATATGAAGAAAATCAAGAAACATGGGGGTATTGTGTGCTAAAATGGTCAATATATGGTGTTATTTGGTTAaccttatatataatttttctaaatctACAGTTTGgtgcagtattttttgttatatcagTACTTATTGGcatttgtttaaatacaagtacaagacctaaaaagaaaGGTGAAATTTCAGCATATAGtgtgttcaataaaaattgcaaaagtatTGATGGTACACTAAAAGCCGAACAGTTTGAAAAAGAAATTAGATATGGTGCAGGAACTGTTCGTTAA